The Vicia villosa cultivar HV-30 ecotype Madison, WI linkage group LG1, Vvil1.0, whole genome shotgun sequence genome includes a region encoding these proteins:
- the LOC131657137 gene encoding uncharacterized protein LOC131657137: MANNVTATKEATKRTFTCSFFREDMTHLIQLSTLVTGHNLDEFRKTYGHILHMLTSRVDGWALYTLLQFYDPELRCFTFLDYQLAPTLEEYADILKIKPNGGTHGFHVKFLMKKADTLAVEKKWREFNALLAVMIYGLVLFPNIPNFVDLTAVCLFMDQNPVPTLLADTYYTIHSRYGKKGSVGSCLPLLYEWFTSHLPKSGPFVTTKDSQKWPQRIMGLTGNDIVWCPTGMDVEEVITSCGTFDNGTDPKGLEKVVSAWNSIHTDDQTSIGEKNAVAKQAYTDWVEDRVKDRLLPFPKVNPLYKQPPKVPIAIMPAENCIPVNMESTQLHEKKSDARPKHHLVDQIGVELTHEAKVLKEGSLRVQKRARTEKGERDTTVVVEDHQEIIKRAVKEAEEKLKREYREDLKAYKLKLEKEARAEVRNLKKKLEEETTQRIAVETQLKGSHLRTARLTEENAKLRDRMMGMEDGVLQEARWAVIPKGRGNPKLRQRKRSGSNQETV; the protein is encoded by the exons atggctaacaacgtgaccgctacAAAAGAGGCTACCAAGCGTACATTCACCTGCAGTTTCTTTCGTGAGGATATGACACACCTGATTCAGTTGAGCACTTTAGTTACTGGGCATAACTTGGATGAGTTCAGGAAGACATATGGCCATATCTTGCACATGTTAACTTCTCGGGTTGATGGATGGGCTCTATACACACTTCTTCAGTTCTACGATCCTGAGttacgatgtttcacctttcttGATTACCAACTGGCACCAACCCTTGAAGAATATGCTGACATCCTCAAGATTAAG cctaatggtggaaccCACGGATTCCACGTGAAATTTCTGATGAAGAAGGCCGACACCCTTGCTGTTGAAAAGAAATGGAGAGAATTCAACGCTCTCCTAGCTGttatgatctatggtttggtgttgttcccgaATATTCCGAATTTCGTCGATCTAACTGCTGTTTGTCTCTTCATGGATCAGAATCCTGTACCCACTCTTTTAGCAGATACTTATTATACCATCCACTCCAGGTATGGGAAGAAAGGATCAGTTGGGAGTTGTTTACCGTTGCTATATGAGTGGTTCACTTCACACTTACCTAAAAGCGGGCCGTTTGTTACAACAAAAGACTCACaaaaatggcctcaaaggatcatggggcttactggAAACGACATTGTCTGGTGTCCTACCGGAATGGACGTTGAGGAAGTTATAACTAGTTGTGGTACTTTTGACAAT GGAACCGATCCAAAGGGTCTAGAAAAGGTGGTGAGTGCCTGGAATAGCATCCATACAGACGATCAGACTTCTATAGGTGAAAAGAATGCCGTTGCCAAGCAAGCCTACACGGATTGGGTTGAGGATAGAGTTAAAGATCgtctgttgcctttcccgaaggttaatcCATTGTACAAGCAACCACCTAAGGTTCCAATTGCCATTATGCCTGCTGAGAATTGCATCCCGGTAAATATGGAAAGCACCCAATTGCACGAAAAGAAGTCAGATGCGCGACCAAAACATCATCTTGTGGACCAAATAGGGGTTGAGTTGACACATGAAGCCAAGGTGCTGAAAGAAGGATCTTTgagagttcaaaagagggctagaacGGAAAAAGGTGAAAGGGATACTACTGTTGTTGTTGAAGATCACCAGGAGATCATAAAAAGGGCCgtaaaagaggcagaagagaaacTCAAGCGAGAGTACAGAGAAGACTTGAAGGCTTATAAACTCAAATTAGAAAAGGAGGCTAGAGCTGAAGTGaggaatctgaaaaagaaactggaagaagagaccaccCAAAGGATAGCGGTTGAAACTCAattgaaaggaagtcacctccgcacCGCCCGACTAACAGAAGAAAATGCCAAGCTTAGAGATCGAATGATGGGTATGGAGGAC ggagtgctgcaagaagctaGATGGGCAGTTATACCGAAAGGACGTGGTAATCCAAAGCTTCGTCAAAGGAAGAGATCAggaagcaaccaagaaactgtttga